A window from Fodinibius salicampi encodes these proteins:
- a CDS encoding alpha-ketoacid dehydrogenase subunit alpha/beta, protein MAPTETRQESILQQNGFSSAELTNVKKKQILEDYKLAIISREVSYIGRKETLTGKAKFGIFGDGKELPQIAMAKYFKKGDFRSGYYRDQTFMMAIGEVTVQQFFAQLYAHANIEADPHSGGRQMNAHFSTRSLDEEGEWKDLTEKKNSSPDISPTAGQMSRLLGLAQASKVYQKHESLLEQEKFQKFSQDGKEVAWGTIGDASTSEGVFWETINAAGVLQVPMVVSVWDDGYGISVPRKYQTTKESISDVLSGFQRTEEDEGFEILTVKGWDYPALLETYKKAAQIAREDHVPVLVHVQEVTQPQGHSTSGSHERYKLDERLEWEEEHCCIKKMRNWMLAEDIATEEELNTIEEAAKKEAKEGKDAAWKAFSTELKQDLDEATDLIDALINESNNRGKLRRIKKQMNASTVPLRKDIVSAVRKACRIVREEDLKAKKEMQNWLKKILKENEERYGSHLYSESDRSPLNVEEVKPRYGTSPKSVDGRIVLRDNFEKLFEKYPETLVFGEDTGKLGDVNKGLENMQEKFGDLRVADTGIRESTILGQGIGMALRGLRPIAEIQYLDYILYCFQGLSDDLATVRYRSMGGQKAPLIVRTRGHRLEGIWHTGSPMGMILNGIRGVHLCVPRNLTDAAGMYNTLLQGDDPALVIEPLNAYRLKEKVPENLGEFTVPLGIPEIISEGKDITVVSYGSTCNICESMLPEFKRAGISVELIDVRTLLPFDRNHDVVESLKKTNRILIVDEDVPGGASAYMMNEIIQEQKGYYYLDSEPQCLTAKEHRGAYGSDGDYFSKPNEEDIFEAVYAIMSEADPDKYPPIYE, encoded by the coding sequence ATGGCACCTACAGAAACCAGGCAGGAAAGTATTTTGCAGCAAAATGGTTTTTCATCTGCTGAGTTAACAAACGTGAAAAAGAAGCAGATCTTAGAAGATTATAAATTGGCCATTATCAGTCGGGAAGTATCCTATATAGGGCGTAAAGAAACGCTCACGGGAAAAGCTAAATTCGGCATCTTTGGCGATGGGAAAGAATTGCCACAAATTGCCATGGCAAAGTACTTCAAAAAGGGAGATTTTCGTTCCGGCTATTATCGTGACCAAACTTTTATGATGGCTATTGGCGAAGTAACAGTACAACAGTTCTTTGCTCAGCTTTATGCTCATGCTAATATAGAGGCCGATCCTCATTCCGGAGGACGTCAGATGAATGCCCATTTCAGTACACGAAGCCTGGATGAAGAAGGAGAGTGGAAAGATTTGACGGAAAAGAAGAACAGTTCCCCGGACATCTCTCCTACAGCAGGACAAATGTCGCGCCTACTGGGTTTGGCACAGGCTTCCAAGGTATATCAAAAGCATGAGTCACTTCTTGAGCAGGAAAAATTTCAAAAATTTTCGCAAGATGGTAAGGAAGTTGCCTGGGGAACAATAGGTGATGCCAGTACTTCAGAGGGTGTTTTTTGGGAAACTATAAATGCAGCCGGTGTTTTGCAGGTACCTATGGTTGTTTCGGTCTGGGATGATGGCTATGGTATTTCTGTACCCCGGAAATATCAAACTACTAAAGAAAGTATTTCGGATGTGTTATCCGGTTTCCAACGGACAGAAGAGGATGAGGGATTTGAAATCCTTACAGTTAAAGGATGGGATTATCCGGCATTACTGGAGACCTATAAGAAAGCTGCTCAAATTGCCCGTGAAGATCATGTGCCGGTTCTGGTGCATGTACAGGAAGTTACTCAGCCGCAGGGCCACTCTACTTCCGGTTCCCATGAACGATATAAGTTAGATGAACGGCTCGAGTGGGAAGAAGAGCATTGCTGCATTAAAAAAATGCGCAACTGGATGCTTGCGGAAGATATTGCTACGGAAGAAGAATTGAATACCATAGAAGAAGCTGCAAAGAAAGAGGCTAAAGAGGGGAAAGATGCCGCTTGGAAGGCATTTAGTACTGAATTAAAACAAGATTTGGATGAAGCTACCGATCTTATTGATGCACTTATCAATGAGAGTAATAATAGAGGAAAGTTACGAAGGATTAAGAAGCAAATGAATGCTTCTACGGTACCTCTCAGAAAAGATATTGTATCTGCGGTGCGTAAAGCTTGTCGTATAGTTCGGGAAGAGGATCTCAAAGCAAAGAAAGAAATGCAGAATTGGCTTAAAAAAATTCTCAAGGAAAATGAGGAGCGCTATGGGAGTCACCTGTACAGTGAAAGCGATCGTTCGCCACTTAATGTGGAGGAGGTCAAGCCCCGATACGGAACCAGCCCTAAATCGGTAGATGGCCGGATTGTATTGCGTGACAACTTTGAAAAATTATTTGAAAAGTATCCTGAAACCCTGGTCTTTGGTGAAGATACCGGAAAGCTGGGGGATGTGAATAAAGGATTAGAAAATATGCAGGAGAAATTCGGCGACCTTCGCGTGGCCGATACTGGAATCCGGGAATCGACTATCCTAGGACAGGGAATAGGAATGGCCCTGCGAGGCTTGCGACCCATTGCTGAGATTCAGTATTTGGATTATATACTTTATTGTTTCCAGGGGCTTAGTGATGACCTGGCCACCGTTCGTTATAGAAGTATGGGCGGACAAAAAGCTCCGCTTATCGTCCGGACACGAGGACACCGTTTGGAAGGTATTTGGCATACAGGATCTCCCATGGGAATGATACTTAACGGTATTCGCGGCGTTCATCTCTGCGTTCCACGGAACCTAACCGACGCTGCTGGGATGTATAACACACTTTTGCAGGGAGATGACCCTGCACTGGTTATCGAGCCTTTAAATGCATATCGACTTAAGGAAAAAGTACCGGAAAACTTGGGTGAGTTTACTGTTCCATTGGGTATCCCAGAAATTATTTCAGAGGGTAAGGATATTACCGTCGTTTCTTACGGGTCTACCTGTAATATTTGTGAATCGATGCTTCCGGAATTTAAGAGAGCCGGTATTTCAGTTGAATTAATAGATGTCCGAACTCTGTTGCCTTTTGATCGTAATCATGACGTCGTTGAGTCTCTAAAAAAGACCAATCGTATTCTTATCGTGGATGAAGATGTGCCGGGAGGAGCCTCTGCCTATATGATGAATGAAATTATACAGGAGCAAAAAGGATATTATTACCTCGATTCTGAACCCCAATGCCTTACGGCCAAAGAGCATCGCGGGGCATATGGTTCGGATGGGGATTACTTTTCAAAACCCAATGAGGAGGATATTTTTGAAGCTGTTTATGCTATTATGAGTGAGGCAGATCCAGATAAATATCCACCTATTTATGAATAG
- a CDS encoding GntR family transcriptional regulator, translated as MEELEQPIPKYYQIYEKLLEQIKSGEFEEYDRFYSDMDLVEKFEVSRGTIREAVKLLIQQGYLVREQGRGTFVTSPTIEQDSEKLMGFTELMEKHDIEPSAKIIEQNVITPPIDLMSLMELGEKDKLVHIVRVRYGNDHPLIIEQSYFVYDFFQPILDKDLESNSIYKLLYKHTNTELGEAKQQITAISAGEKEAELLDVNVGDPLLLMKRLIETKSGKVFQYSEDVYRSDRINFTTTTKPYDQNHESHSLPLELEEHSW; from the coding sequence ATGGAGGAGCTAGAACAACCTATACCGAAGTATTATCAGATTTATGAGAAGCTTTTAGAGCAGATAAAAAGCGGTGAATTTGAAGAGTACGATCGCTTTTACAGCGACATGGATTTGGTGGAAAAGTTTGAGGTAAGCCGGGGTACAATCAGGGAAGCGGTAAAGCTCTTAATACAGCAGGGGTACTTGGTTAGAGAACAAGGGCGGGGAACCTTTGTGACCAGTCCGACTATTGAACAGGACTCAGAAAAGCTAATGGGCTTTACTGAGCTTATGGAGAAGCACGATATTGAACCGTCGGCAAAGATTATAGAGCAAAATGTAATTACTCCTCCCATAGATTTAATGAGCCTGATGGAGCTTGGGGAGAAGGATAAGCTCGTACACATTGTGCGTGTTCGTTATGGTAATGACCATCCATTGATTATAGAGCAATCATATTTCGTGTATGATTTTTTTCAACCCATTTTAGATAAGGACCTGGAGTCTAATTCTATTTACAAGTTGCTTTATAAGCATACCAATACTGAGCTTGGTGAGGCTAAGCAGCAAATTACAGCCATCAGTGCCGGGGAAAAAGAAGCTGAATTATTGGATGTAAATGTGGGTGATCCATTATTATTGATGAAAAGACTGATCGAAACGAAGAGTGGAAAGGTATTCCAATATTCGGAAGATGTATATAGAAGCGATCGGATTAATTTTACCACTACTACGAAGCCTTATGATCAGAATCATGAAAGTCATAGCCTTCCACTAGAGCTTGAAGAGCACAGTTGGTAA
- the glpK gene encoding glycerol kinase GlpK, which yields MPEKYILALDQGTTSSRAIVFDKQGRIKSSAQKEFKQIYPNAGWVEHDGSKIWSSQSSVATEAISEIGLNWSNIEAIGITNQRETTLVWDRKTGKPVYNAIVWQDRRTSEYCDRLKERKGLIQKIREKTGLIIDAYFSATKIKWILDNVEGARKRAENGELAFGTVDSWLIWNFTQGKTHVTDVTNASRTMLYNIKTGEWDEEILDLFDIPQSLLPEVKSSSEVYAETSNVASGIPIAGIAGDQQAALFGQRCIKPGMVKNTYGTGCFMVMNTGEEPIISENNLLTTIAWEIDGKVEYALEGSIFIAGAVVQWLRDELGIIENSAEVEKLAASVEDNNGVYLVPAFAGLGAPHWNQHARGTIVGLTRGASAGHIARAALEGIAYQTMDVIEAMEADSGIEIKELRVDGGATANNLLMQFQSDMLEAPVVRPQVLETTALGAAYLAGLAVGYWEDQEEISKQWNIDKTFSPQMEKNQIEELRSGWDRALKATISWSEE from the coding sequence ATGCCGGAAAAATATATTTTAGCACTGGATCAGGGAACGACAAGCTCAAGGGCTATTGTATTTGATAAACAGGGGAGGATTAAATCGTCAGCACAAAAAGAGTTCAAACAAATATACCCCAACGCGGGTTGGGTTGAACATGATGGGTCGAAGATATGGTCAAGCCAATCCAGTGTGGCTACAGAAGCAATATCTGAAATTGGTCTGAATTGGAGCAATATTGAAGCAATCGGTATCACCAATCAGCGGGAGACGACACTCGTTTGGGATCGCAAAACGGGAAAACCCGTATATAATGCTATTGTGTGGCAAGATCGCCGAACTTCTGAATACTGCGACAGGCTGAAAGAACGGAAAGGACTCATCCAGAAAATCCGTGAAAAGACCGGATTGATAATTGACGCCTATTTTTCTGCTACTAAAATAAAATGGATCCTCGATAATGTAGAGGGAGCACGCAAAAGAGCAGAGAATGGAGAATTGGCTTTTGGTACGGTTGATAGCTGGCTTATTTGGAATTTCACGCAGGGGAAAACCCATGTTACGGATGTTACGAATGCCTCCCGGACTATGTTGTACAATATCAAGACGGGAGAGTGGGATGAGGAGATTCTTGATTTGTTCGATATCCCCCAAAGCCTGCTGCCGGAAGTGAAATCTTCAAGCGAGGTGTATGCCGAGACAAGTAATGTTGCTTCGGGAATTCCCATAGCAGGAATAGCTGGTGACCAGCAAGCCGCACTGTTTGGCCAGCGCTGTATTAAACCCGGGATGGTAAAAAATACCTATGGGACGGGTTGTTTTATGGTGATGAATACCGGAGAGGAACCCATCATCTCTGAAAATAATTTATTAACAACTATCGCTTGGGAGATTGATGGGAAGGTCGAATACGCTCTGGAAGGAAGTATTTTTATAGCTGGTGCCGTGGTACAGTGGCTTAGGGATGAATTGGGAATTATAGAAAACTCAGCAGAAGTTGAGAAGCTGGCGGCCTCGGTAGAAGATAATAATGGAGTATACCTGGTACCGGCTTTTGCCGGCTTGGGAGCCCCCCATTGGAACCAACATGCCCGTGGCACTATTGTTGGGCTCACACGCGGTGCAAGTGCCGGGCACATAGCCCGGGCTGCATTGGAAGGTATAGCCTACCAAACGATGGATGTTATAGAGGCGATGGAAGCTGATTCAGGAATAGAAATTAAAGAATTACGAGTGGATGGGGGAGCTACAGCTAATAATCTTCTTATGCAGTTTCAATCGGATATGCTTGAAGCTCCTGTAGTTCGCCCCCAGGTTTTGGAAACTACCGCTTTAGGAGCGGCCTATTTGGCGGGGTTAGCTGTTGGATACTGGGAAGATCAGGAAGAAATTAGTAAACAATGGAATATCGATAAGACCTTTAGTCCCCAAATGGAAAAGAACCAGATAGAGGAATTAAGGTCTGGCTGGGATCGAGCTTTAAAAGCAACTATAAGCTGGTCTGAAGAATAG
- a CDS encoding glycerol-3-phosphate dehydrogenase/oxidase — MKRTEMVQAVKATDRWDMIIIGGGATGLGVAVDAASRGYKTLLLEKDDFAKGTSSRSTKLVHGGVRYLEQGNISLVFEALKERGLLKKNAPHLVHDQSFLVPFYSRWRGSYYWLGLKIYDLMAGNLGLGSSKYLTLEKTLDRVPTLKKEKLRGGILYFDGQFDDSRLAINLAQTSAEQGGTLINYMKVTGLMKSGGKVYGVQVQDMLNGDEYEIEGETVVNATGVFTDSIRKMDNPEASPIITPSQGIHIVIDKHFLPGDTAIMIPKTSDGRILFALPWYDKVMVGTTDTPVEEIKSEPEALENEIDFILEHTAKYLTDAPTKSDIKSIFAGLRPLVTDPDAEDTAEVSRDHSLLISKSGLMTIAGGKWTTYREMAEDVVDKAIEKGGLSEQECITENLKIHGWKQGDNPDSPLSYYGSDKENVEQLVAEDPELGERLHSQMPYIKAEVVWATRNEMAMTVEDFNARRTRALLLDAEASLEMAPEVARLMAREAGYDDQWIEKQLEDYKKLVEIYQPK, encoded by the coding sequence ATGAAACGAACAGAAATGGTACAGGCGGTCAAAGCGACCGATAGATGGGATATGATTATTATTGGGGGTGGGGCCACAGGCTTGGGAGTGGCCGTAGATGCTGCATCCCGTGGATATAAAACATTACTTCTGGAGAAAGATGATTTTGCCAAAGGTACATCCAGTCGGTCTACTAAATTGGTCCATGGTGGAGTTCGTTACCTGGAACAAGGAAATATTTCACTTGTCTTTGAAGCACTTAAAGAACGAGGATTATTAAAGAAGAATGCCCCCCATCTTGTCCACGATCAGTCTTTCTTGGTACCCTTTTATAGCAGGTGGAGAGGATCTTATTATTGGCTTGGATTGAAAATTTACGATTTGATGGCTGGAAATCTTGGATTGGGTTCGTCTAAATATCTTACCCTGGAAAAAACACTGGATAGAGTTCCCACCTTAAAAAAGGAAAAACTACGGGGTGGTATATTATACTTTGACGGACAGTTTGATGATTCACGGCTTGCAATAAATCTTGCCCAAACCAGTGCAGAGCAGGGAGGAACTCTCATCAACTATATGAAAGTCACCGGATTAATGAAGTCTGGAGGGAAAGTCTATGGTGTTCAGGTACAGGATATGTTGAACGGTGATGAATATGAAATCGAGGGAGAAACTGTTGTTAATGCGACCGGAGTGTTTACGGATAGTATCCGAAAGATGGACAATCCTGAGGCAAGCCCTATCATTACTCCCAGTCAGGGTATACATATTGTGATTGATAAGCATTTTCTACCCGGAGATACTGCTATAATGATTCCAAAAACCAGTGACGGACGGATTCTCTTTGCTCTTCCCTGGTATGATAAGGTGATGGTGGGAACAACCGATACTCCTGTCGAGGAGATTAAATCTGAACCGGAGGCTTTAGAGAATGAAATCGATTTTATATTAGAACATACTGCAAAATATTTAACAGATGCTCCGACAAAATCAGATATAAAAAGTATCTTTGCCGGATTGCGTCCCCTGGTAACCGATCCGGATGCAGAAGATACGGCGGAAGTATCACGGGACCATTCTCTGTTAATTAGTAAATCCGGACTAATGACGATTGCGGGTGGGAAGTGGACAACCTATCGAGAAATGGCAGAAGATGTCGTTGATAAAGCAATAGAGAAAGGCGGGCTGAGTGAGCAGGAATGTATCACAGAGAATCTTAAAATCCACGGATGGAAACAGGGGGATAATCCGGACAGCCCACTCAGTTATTATGGCAGTGATAAGGAAAATGTAGAACAGCTTGTAGCAGAAGACCCGGAATTAGGAGAACGGCTGCATAGCCAAATGCCTTATATAAAAGCGGAGGTTGTTTGGGCTACGCGAAACGAGATGGCCATGACGGTCGAGGATTTTAATGCCCGTCGGACTCGTGCTCTGCTTTTGGATGCAGAAGCTAGTCTGGAGATGGCTCCGGAAGTCGCTCGCCTGATGGCACGTGAAGCAGGATATGATGACCAATGGATTGAAAAGCAGCTTGAAGATTACAAAAAACTTGTAGAAATATATCAACCAAAATAA
- a CDS encoding MIP/aquaporin family protein, with translation MSPIIAEIVGTAILILLGNGVVANVLLKETKGNNGGWIVITWGWGIAVFVAVYTMGQFSGAHINPAVTVGLASAGLFEWGLVIPYIIAQIIGGALGALLVWLAYKDHFKASENEELILACHSTIPNIRNYPSNFMTETIGTLMLVLGVLYLVSPGFVGAEGELLETITIEGKEVGFGLGALSALPVGLLVLGIGLSLGGPTGYAINPARDLGPRIMHALLPISNKGGSDWAYSWVPIAAPLFGGVLAAGLYLLLGS, from the coding sequence ATGTCACCAATTATAGCTGAAATTGTTGGTACGGCTATCCTCATTTTATTAGGGAATGGAGTAGTAGCCAATGTGTTATTAAAAGAAACGAAAGGAAATAATGGGGGATGGATTGTCATCACCTGGGGATGGGGGATCGCTGTTTTTGTTGCCGTATATACAATGGGGCAATTCAGCGGTGCCCACATAAATCCGGCGGTAACGGTTGGGCTTGCCAGTGCGGGCCTGTTCGAGTGGGGGCTGGTTATACCGTATATTATCGCGCAGATTATTGGGGGCGCCTTGGGAGCGTTACTTGTCTGGCTTGCTTATAAAGACCATTTCAAAGCATCGGAGAACGAAGAGCTAATTTTGGCCTGCCACAGTACGATTCCGAATATCAGGAATTATCCTTCTAATTTTATGACTGAGACAATTGGGACATTGATGCTGGTTTTGGGAGTATTATACTTGGTTTCTCCAGGTTTTGTAGGAGCAGAGGGAGAGCTGTTGGAAACGATAACTATTGAGGGAAAAGAAGTAGGGTTCGGTTTGGGAGCCCTTTCTGCATTGCCGGTGGGGCTGCTTGTTTTGGGGATAGGGTTATCACTTGGCGGACCAACGGGCTATGCAATTAACCCGGCGCGGGATTTAGGTCCTCGAATAATGCATGCACTTTTGCCAATTTCTAATAAAGGAGGCAGCGATTGGGCCTATTCATGGGTACCCATTGCGGCCCCTCTCTTTGGTGGCGTATTGGCCGCGGGACTCTATCTCTTGTTGGGTAGTTAA
- a CDS encoding FG-GAP repeat domain-containing protein, with the protein MRTFKNFSLFILALALTACNIEAVDGDDDDDPDTEVYYRNVSADYLPSGLSGSTQKAKAADINGDGFPDIVLAINGQPNKILLNDGSGDFSHISPVQLSSQGYTTQDLSIADFNNNGNPDIIFVSGQGNPNELYINIGGGSFSDISNRIPVSNNSTSVETWDIDNDGAVDIFIGNIGQNTILINNGNAFFTNQTDQRIPIRFTDTEDFTFGDVTGNQWWDIVTANRDNNRLYLNSGSGFFTDQTQFRIPFIQTAEESSHISLVDIDGDGDLDLYIGNSTLENSPYVQDRLLINDGEGFFSDETGNRLPQITTNTSDAAFVDLDNDGNNNNRDFDVVLGNPNGGLWILINNGNGNFNNQTSNWIEEDYFPQVNDIEVADFNRDGFWDLYLSVQNNPDQLLLQRN; encoded by the coding sequence ATGCGTACTTTCAAAAACTTTTCCCTTTTTATACTGGCTTTAGCGCTAACGGCTTGTAACATTGAAGCAGTCGATGGAGACGATGACGATGATCCCGATACAGAAGTTTATTACCGAAATGTAAGTGCGGATTACTTGCCGTCGGGGCTTTCCGGCTCAACGCAAAAGGCTAAGGCTGCTGATATCAATGGAGATGGATTTCCCGATATCGTATTGGCAATCAATGGCCAGCCAAATAAAATATTACTCAATGACGGCTCCGGAGATTTTTCCCACATATCGCCGGTCCAGCTTTCTTCACAGGGATATACTACCCAGGATCTCTCGATAGCTGACTTCAATAACAACGGAAATCCTGATATTATATTTGTATCCGGGCAAGGTAATCCTAACGAGCTCTATATTAATATTGGCGGAGGGTCTTTTTCCGATATAAGCAATCGAATACCCGTCTCCAATAATTCAACTTCTGTTGAAACATGGGACATCGACAATGATGGAGCGGTGGATATCTTTATAGGGAATATTGGTCAAAATACCATCCTCATAAATAATGGCAACGCCTTTTTTACCAATCAGACGGATCAACGGATACCTATTCGGTTTACTGACACCGAAGATTTCACTTTTGGGGATGTAACCGGCAACCAATGGTGGGATATCGTAACGGCCAATCGGGATAATAATCGACTTTATCTAAATTCTGGCAGTGGTTTTTTTACAGACCAAACACAATTCCGTATTCCTTTTATCCAAACCGCTGAGGAAAGCAGCCATATTAGCCTTGTAGATATCGATGGTGATGGTGACCTGGACCTGTATATTGGAAACTCTACCCTTGAAAACAGTCCTTATGTACAAGATCGGCTGCTTATAAACGATGGGGAGGGATTTTTTAGCGACGAGACCGGAAACCGACTTCCTCAAATAACGACCAATACTTCTGATGCGGCATTTGTAGATTTAGACAATGATGGGAATAATAACAATAGAGATTTCGATGTAGTTCTTGGCAATCCCAATGGTGGTCTTTGGATTCTAATCAACAATGGCAATGGAAACTTTAACAATCAAACATCAAATTGGATTGAAGAAGATTATTTCCCACAGGTAAATGACATTGAAGTAGCAGATTTTAATAGGGACGGCTTCTGGGATTTATATCTGTCTGTGCAAAATAATCCCGACCAACTACTCCTTCAAAGAAACTAA
- the cyoE gene encoding heme o synthase has protein sequence MKLSTDLTLSKFLNTETLAAYYELTKPGITLTVLASMLIGFILGSGNGIDYMLMLHAALGTWLIASGTAAHNQFMEWRYDGKMKRTQKRPVPASKISPRQSVFFSLGLIIGGLIYLILVVNYVAGLVSLLTTLIYLGIYTPMKRISVANVFIGAIPGALPPVGGWAAATGHLGSTAMWVLFAIVFLWQVPHVMAIAWVCKDDYSTAGFKMLPKDDPKGYKAVALILPCLFLLLPVCYGLYWVDMNSWLYLAGSLLSSLVFLYYGIIFTRDRDKPSAKKLMFASFGYLPAVWAFVIIDLLLL, from the coding sequence ATGAAGTTAAGCACAGATCTAACTCTTTCAAAGTTTCTTAATACGGAAACCCTTGCGGCATACTATGAGCTTACCAAGCCTGGTATAACCCTGACCGTATTAGCCAGCATGCTTATCGGTTTTATACTGGGTTCAGGGAACGGAATTGATTATATGCTTATGCTTCATGCCGCCCTGGGAACCTGGCTTATCGCCTCGGGCACCGCTGCCCATAACCAATTTATGGAGTGGCGATACGATGGAAAAATGAAGCGTACTCAAAAGCGCCCCGTCCCCGCAAGTAAAATAAGTCCCCGCCAAAGCGTTTTCTTTTCTTTGGGATTAATTATAGGCGGACTTATTTATCTTATTCTCGTCGTAAATTATGTAGCCGGACTTGTTTCTCTCCTTACCACCCTTATTTATCTGGGAATATATACCCCGATGAAGCGTATCTCGGTAGCAAATGTTTTTATCGGCGCAATACCTGGTGCATTGCCGCCGGTTGGTGGATGGGCAGCAGCAACAGGCCATTTGGGCAGTACAGCAATGTGGGTTTTATTTGCTATTGTTTTCCTGTGGCAGGTACCTCACGTAATGGCCATCGCATGGGTATGCAAAGACGACTATTCTACTGCGGGATTTAAAATGTTGCCCAAAGACGACCCCAAAGGATATAAAGCAGTTGCCCTTATTCTACCCTGTCTCTTCCTACTTCTACCGGTCTGCTATGGACTCTATTGGGTTGACATGAACAGTTGGCTCTACCTTGCCGGTTCGCTGCTCAGCAGTCTGGTATTCTTATACTATGGAATCATTTTTACCCGGGATCGGGACAAGCCTTCAGCAAAAAAACTAATGTTTGCTTCTTTCGGATATCTTCCTGCTGTTTGGGCCTTTGTCATTATAGATCTTCTACTTCTCTAA
- a CDS encoding COX15/CtaA family protein: MKLNTYQKVALTTVGAVIFLIFIGGLVRASGAGLGCPDWPKCFGMWIPPTTASDLPSQFDQSQFNVIKTWTEYINRLIGVVIGLLITATFILSFRYRKQNNAVFHSSGAAFVLVIIQGWLGGRVVATGLDEWLITLHMILAMFIMMTLIFAVFKASENQFVITLSSTKRRWFLFTSVVLLAITFLQLGFGTQVREAIDVFKNMDTSPPRENWISQIGFIDNLHRSFSWVVLLAGGVLFYLTRWHSQSALIIKLGSWIFGLILLQIATGIGLYYLGIPPLYQVVHLVGVALLIALEFVLVLMLVKAGVNSTAT; this comes from the coding sequence ATGAAGTTAAATACCTATCAGAAAGTAGCTCTGACAACCGTAGGGGCTGTTATTTTTCTTATTTTTATCGGAGGATTGGTGCGGGCATCGGGCGCAGGGCTTGGGTGTCCCGACTGGCCTAAGTGTTTCGGGATGTGGATACCGCCAACCACTGCTTCCGACTTACCCAGTCAATTTGATCAGTCGCAGTTTAATGTAATTAAAACCTGGACAGAGTATATAAACCGCCTGATTGGAGTTGTTATTGGTTTGCTCATCACTGCTACTTTTATTTTGTCTTTTCGGTACCGGAAACAGAATAATGCTGTTTTTCACAGTTCAGGAGCTGCTTTTGTTCTGGTAATTATACAGGGTTGGCTTGGAGGAAGGGTTGTTGCCACAGGACTTGATGAATGGCTGATTACACTCCATATGATCTTAGCAATGTTTATCATGATGACACTTATATTTGCCGTTTTCAAGGCTTCTGAAAATCAGTTTGTTATTACCCTGTCATCAACTAAACGTCGCTGGTTTCTATTTACAAGTGTGGTATTGCTGGCCATTACCTTTTTACAGCTCGGATTTGGTACCCAAGTTCGTGAAGCTATTGATGTGTTCAAGAATATGGATACATCTCCACCGCGGGAAAATTGGATATCACAAATTGGATTCATTGATAATCTTCACCGCTCTTTTTCATGGGTGGTTTTATTGGCCGGAGGAGTGCTCTTCTATCTTACACGATGGCATTCCCAAAGTGCGCTGATAATTAAACTAGGGAGTTGGATATTCGGACTCATATTATTGCAGATAGCTACAGGTATAGGGTTGTATTACCTCGGAATACCACCTTTGTATCAGGTTGTACATTTGGTCGGAGTGGCACTGTTAATTGCCCTGGAATTTGTATTGGTGTTGATGTTAGTAAAGGCTGGCGTAAATTCAACAGCTACCTAG